One Vibrio gallaecicus genomic region harbors:
- a CDS encoding PaaI family thioesterase: MTKPMMFQDQIPNNHCYGCGAENPDGLQIKSYWTEEDASSCVFMPSSHHSAGPLHFLNGGIISTIIDCHCVCTAIAKGYQLAGRSIGEGETIWFATGKLDVSFLKPVAIDCEVELQATIQEAKENKITIDCQLLSKEVVCATANVVAVRVPNEWLGN; encoded by the coding sequence ATGACTAAACCAATGATGTTTCAAGACCAAATTCCAAATAACCATTGCTACGGGTGCGGTGCAGAAAACCCTGATGGGCTGCAAATCAAAAGTTATTGGACAGAGGAAGATGCCTCTTCTTGTGTTTTTATGCCATCTTCCCATCACTCAGCAGGACCTCTCCACTTTCTTAACGGCGGTATAATTTCCACAATTATCGATTGTCACTGTGTCTGTACAGCCATTGCGAAAGGCTACCAATTGGCAGGGCGTTCAATTGGTGAAGGTGAAACCATTTGGTTTGCCACGGGGAAATTAGATGTCTCGTTTTTAAAGCCTGTCGCGATAGATTGTGAAGTCGAATTGCAGGCAACGATTCAAGAAGCCAAAGAGAATAAAATCACAATAGATTGCCAGTTATTATCAAAAGAGGTTGTATGCGCCACAGCAAATGTGGTGGCGGTCAGAGTGCCGAATGAATGGCTGGGGAATTAG
- a CDS encoding YdcH family protein, translating into MLGENHSLLSEFPEMKDAITSLVKTDEVFASDMAKYDELDKEIRKLELDGSPIDDGEMHQLKHDRAVLKDSLHQRLVG; encoded by the coding sequence ATGCTAGGTGAAAATCACTCTCTTCTAAGCGAATTTCCAGAAATGAAAGATGCAATTACGAGTTTGGTAAAAACAGACGAAGTGTTTGCAAGTGACATGGCGAAATATGACGAGCTTGATAAAGAAATACGTAAACTTGAGCTAGATGGCTCTCCAATTGATGATGGTGAAATGCATCAATTGAAGCATGATAGAGCGGTGCTTAAAGATTCACTACATCAACGTTTAGTGGGCTAA
- a CDS encoding DUF1439 domain-containing protein, which translates to MIRTMVKFFEACRSTLVLFSALALGGCVSYNITESDMTQYLQDNVSLEQSVGVQNVMYARVSVEDINVKIGREEAERISVFSSTNALVQVLSAPNMGLDLDIEFSAIPEYNQETGEVFLKSLRLEKLEEHSQSLTPEVKTLLKPAVAMIGQALSQHPVYKLDGAKVQEALIKTAEPNLVIRNNQLVIELFD; encoded by the coding sequence ATGATAAGAACTATGGTGAAATTTTTTGAAGCGTGTCGATCAACATTAGTATTGTTTTCGGCTTTAGCGCTGGGCGGATGTGTAAGCTACAACATTACGGAAAGTGATATGACCCAATACCTGCAAGATAATGTCAGTCTTGAACAGTCGGTTGGTGTTCAAAATGTTATGTATGCTCGAGTATCGGTAGAAGACATCAACGTTAAAATTGGGCGTGAAGAGGCAGAGCGAATTTCTGTTTTTTCCAGTACAAATGCATTGGTTCAAGTGCTGAGTGCACCTAATATGGGGCTAGATTTAGACATCGAATTTAGTGCTATTCCTGAATACAATCAAGAAACAGGGGAAGTGTTTCTTAAATCATTAAGACTTGAAAAACTGGAAGAGCATAGCCAGAGCTTGACGCCTGAAGTGAAAACTTTATTAAAGCCAGCCGTTGCGATGATAGGACAAGCTTTATCTCAGCACCCTGTTTATAAATTGGATGGCGCTAAGGTTCAAGAAGCGTTAATTAAAACAGCAGAACCTAATTTAGTCATTAGAAATAATCAGCTTGTTATTGAACTGTTTGACTAA
- a CDS encoding glutathione S-transferase family protein: protein MVKLISFKNCPFVQRVMGALVMKNVPFEIEYIELNNKPQWFLDISPNGQVPVLVTENDTVLFESDAIVEYLDDKYAPIEEVSAEQKALDRAWSYQASKHYMPQCGTMASKDKETFETRLTNLAKAFAKAEGKLGDTPFFKGDYVSNVDIAWLPLLHRASVIKNHSGYDMLDGFPKVQKWQAALIESGLTAKTVPADFVEKFSGFYLTNTYLASLKDNKEVA from the coding sequence ATGGTTAAATTGATTAGCTTTAAGAATTGCCCCTTTGTACAACGTGTTATGGGTGCGCTTGTTATGAAAAATGTTCCGTTTGAAATCGAATACATCGAACTGAATAACAAGCCTCAATGGTTCTTAGATATTTCACCAAATGGTCAAGTGCCAGTTTTAGTCACAGAAAATGACACGGTGCTGTTTGAGTCTGATGCGATTGTTGAATACTTGGATGATAAATACGCACCAATCGAGGAAGTATCCGCAGAGCAAAAAGCATTAGATCGAGCATGGTCTTATCAAGCAAGTAAGCACTACATGCCTCAATGTGGCACCATGGCCAGTAAAGACAAAGAGACCTTTGAAACTCGTCTTACTAACCTTGCTAAAGCCTTCGCAAAAGCGGAAGGAAAACTCGGTGATACGCCATTCTTCAAAGGTGACTATGTGTCTAACGTAGATATTGCATGGCTACCACTACTTCACCGAGCATCGGTTATCAAAAATCACTCAGGCTACGACATGCTAGATGGTTTCCCTAAAGTCCAAAAATGGCAAGCGGCATTAATTGAATCGGGTCTAACGGCTAAGACAGTTCCAGCTGATTTTGTTGAGAAGTTTAGTGGTTTTTACCTAACCAATACTTACTTAGCAAGCTTAAAAGACAATAAAGAAGTAGCGTAA
- a CDS encoding vWA domain-containing protein produces the protein MKKLPPIKWKRSKGLVAVLTILTLPLLLAVIGLAVDTGRTFLVKAKLFSAVDAASIAAARAVANGEDAGREAANRYFSANMPADFHNSTATLNNVNYGYDEFGNISIDIDATVEVQNLFLGILGFDSFESHVEAQSVRRPVDLVLVIDNTTSLRYGSIGDVTQDVVDRSKSFVENFHESFDRISLVKFAFGAQVPVEFTDARGHSRSDITTAIDAFSFGSFWNAQYTNASEGMYRALDEMRNVSNPANLKVIVFFTDGAPNTFASHFEFSDGNTYAGAIRTNDESSGTPYGLWRHDSMATRLSGDGYSGSSIYTDLEELPDHYNPHDEDEAEFKVLNPSHTVRPVTQYTTHSTSQLFTRVNRVARNLVEDMAEAARLEGTYVFTLGLGSSLTSTSGPDGEYGEDLLLRMANDPAMLDDADLASDYKSDQLEGVYCHAVDEEALGPCFDQMLDVIIRLTM, from the coding sequence ATGAAGAAGTTACCTCCAATAAAATGGAAACGTTCAAAAGGGTTAGTCGCAGTACTGACCATTCTTACGTTACCACTTTTACTTGCCGTTATTGGTTTAGCTGTGGATACCGGTCGTACTTTCTTAGTAAAAGCGAAGCTGTTCTCTGCGGTCGATGCGGCAAGTATTGCGGCTGCTAGGGCGGTTGCAAATGGTGAAGATGCAGGGCGAGAAGCCGCCAACCGATATTTTTCCGCAAATATGCCCGCTGATTTTCATAACAGTACCGCTACCTTAAATAATGTGAACTATGGGTATGATGAGTTTGGCAATATTTCAATCGATATTGACGCCACAGTAGAAGTGCAGAACCTGTTTTTAGGAATACTAGGTTTTGATAGCTTTGAATCGCATGTTGAAGCTCAGTCTGTTCGGCGACCTGTAGATCTGGTCTTAGTCATTGATAACACAACTTCTCTACGTTACGGCAGCATTGGCGATGTCACCCAAGATGTGGTGGATCGATCGAAATCATTTGTAGAAAATTTTCATGAAAGCTTCGACCGTATTTCATTAGTTAAATTTGCCTTCGGGGCGCAAGTTCCTGTTGAGTTTACTGACGCAAGAGGGCACAGCCGCTCGGATATCACCACCGCAATAGATGCGTTCAGCTTTGGGAGCTTTTGGAACGCTCAATATACTAATGCATCTGAGGGGATGTACCGTGCGCTTGATGAGATGAGAAATGTTTCTAATCCTGCGAACTTAAAGGTCATCGTATTTTTTACGGATGGCGCACCAAATACATTCGCCTCTCACTTTGAGTTTTCTGATGGTAATACCTACGCGGGTGCAATTCGTACTAACGATGAAAGCAGCGGCACCCCTTATGGACTGTGGCGGCATGACTCGATGGCAACAAGACTATCTGGGGATGGGTATTCTGGTAGTTCTATTTACACGGACTTGGAAGAATTGCCTGACCATTATAATCCGCATGATGAAGATGAAGCTGAGTTTAAAGTATTGAATCCAAGTCACACGGTGAGACCCGTAACACAGTACACAACCCACAGTACCAGCCAGCTTTTTACCAGAGTGAATCGAGTCGCGCGTAACTTAGTGGAAGACATGGCTGAAGCCGCAAGGCTAGAAGGTACTTATGTGTTTACGCTTGGGCTCGGATCATCGTTAACTTCGACCTCAGGACCTGATGGTGAGTATGGGGAAGATCTTCTTCTGAGAATGGCAAATGATCCTGCAATGTTGGATGATGCTGATCTCGCCAGTGATTATAAATCGGATCAGTTAGAAGGGGTATATTGCCATGCTGTTGATGAAGAAGCGCTAGGTCCATGCTTTGATCAAATGCTGGATGTGATTATCCGTTTAACTATGTAG
- a CDS encoding GNAT family N-acetyltransferase, whose product MLDIKKIESISELGELKAAYFAEATAPLDGMWHFGFVPMSDHFGFYEDNLLVGYCVVNSENYLLQFYLSPIATAQASELFTLIAQGNSSEIGTLSGAFVSTAETQYMALTLDNSLSFNVNAKMYRFDQALKTQEHKTNEALPMQLAAPEQLNDYVDFAVNAIGAPKEWLSGYFANLIQRDELWGYWVEGQLIATGECRFFDDIQKEFADLGMIVAESERGKGIATGVLEHLVQHALSKQLTPICSTEMSNIGAQRAISRVGMRSQNRIVQFEFDQS is encoded by the coding sequence ATGCTGGATATTAAAAAAATTGAATCAATCAGTGAACTCGGTGAACTAAAAGCTGCGTATTTTGCTGAGGCAACCGCTCCTTTAGATGGCATGTGGCACTTCGGGTTTGTTCCAATGTCGGATCACTTTGGCTTTTATGAAGACAACTTGCTGGTGGGTTATTGCGTGGTGAATAGTGAAAACTATCTGCTTCAATTTTACCTTTCTCCTATTGCGACAGCTCAAGCTTCGGAGCTGTTTACTTTGATCGCTCAAGGTAATAGTTCTGAGATTGGCACGTTAAGCGGTGCATTTGTCAGTACAGCAGAAACGCAATACATGGCGTTAACTCTTGATAATTCGTTGTCATTTAACGTGAATGCCAAGATGTATAGATTCGATCAAGCATTAAAAACTCAAGAACATAAAACAAATGAAGCTTTGCCAATGCAGCTTGCTGCGCCTGAACAGTTAAATGATTATGTCGATTTTGCGGTAAATGCCATTGGTGCACCTAAAGAATGGCTGTCTGGCTACTTTGCAAACCTAATTCAACGTGATGAGCTTTGGGGCTACTGGGTGGAAGGTCAATTGATTGCGACTGGAGAATGCCGATTCTTTGATGATATTCAAAAAGAATTTGCTGATTTAGGTATGATTGTTGCTGAATCTGAACGTGGCAAAGGCATTGCAACAGGTGTCCTTGAGCACTTGGTTCAACACGCGTTAAGTAAGCAATTAACCCCGATTTGTTCGACAGAAATGAGTAATATTGGGGCGCAAAGAGCCATTAGTCGAGTGGGTATGCGATCTCAAAACCGCATTGTTCAATTTGAGTTTGATCAGTCATAA
- a CDS encoding helix-turn-helix domain-containing protein, with translation MISWIQPPRSSQIAKYVECYWLIEKQPDSDSHAFPKLNPESNAHFIISPSNQPYHYQAKSALLDGLGIHWLFPYRETLQLDHSKPFVHLGIKFKIGALYSLEVPGCAHPQLDNVYAQSLQALLNHCQMTEDAMIHLALNHPEECSKMLDQALLPWVNKASEDKHSELTRKVLPLLADRPISELGEALFCSQRTLERSFSRVTGLTLKQCHTMQKLEAMLEYLYQRDLKDIDWVEVAYLFGFSDQPHLIRHLKKQIGLTPQNYAKQRDFTIDVYGGVETQSLARHHSSD, from the coding sequence ATGATCAGTTGGATACAACCTCCACGCTCCTCTCAAATTGCGAAATACGTAGAATGCTACTGGCTGATAGAAAAGCAGCCAGACAGCGATAGCCATGCCTTTCCTAAGTTGAATCCGGAATCCAACGCTCATTTTATTATTTCGCCTTCAAACCAGCCTTACCACTATCAAGCAAAGTCGGCTTTACTTGATGGCTTAGGTATCCATTGGCTATTTCCCTACCGTGAAACGTTGCAGCTTGATCATTCTAAGCCGTTTGTTCACCTTGGTATTAAATTCAAAATTGGGGCGTTATATTCTTTGGAAGTGCCAGGTTGTGCTCATCCACAGCTAGATAATGTATATGCTCAAAGCCTACAAGCATTGCTGAACCATTGCCAAATGACAGAAGATGCGATGATTCATTTGGCTTTAAACCATCCTGAAGAATGCAGCAAAATGTTAGATCAAGCCTTGCTGCCTTGGGTTAACAAAGCCTCAGAAGACAAGCACAGTGAACTGACTCGTAAGGTATTGCCTTTATTAGCTGATAGACCAATATCGGAGTTGGGAGAAGCTTTGTTTTGTTCTCAAAGAACGCTAGAAAGAAGTTTTAGCCGAGTCACTGGATTAACTCTTAAACAGTGCCATACCATGCAAAAACTTGAAGCGATGTTGGAATACCTTTATCAACGAGATTTGAAAGATATTGATTGGGTGGAAGTGGCGTATTTGTTTGGTTTTAGCGACCAGCCTCATTTGATTCGTCATTTAAAAAAGCAAATTGGGCTAACACCTCAAAACTATGCAAAGCAAAGAGACTTTACGATTGATGTTTATGGTGGTGTCGAAACCCAGTCATTGGCTCGCCATCATTCTAGCGACTAG
- a CDS encoding DMT family transporter, producing the protein MSNLKTFLVPTPFTSYFHSLSDPTKGITLALISNALFILVGVIVRDLSQTIDIFQILLFRQLVFVALLMPSIVSSWQAMTHPKMPMMHAMRVTGAFIALYFSFLTVSNIPFADATALGFMKVLFVAIISRLFLAEAVGVMRIITIIIGFIGVLLVVQPTMDSDSLFYIGTGLVAALGAAVAVICVRKMSVVESKVVVLAYQAIFVGLVTLIPSILAWQWPTITELTLLVLVGVISSIGQWFGVTAYKWGEANVVSNVEYSQMIYSMLLGYFLFSELPNTPALGGAVIIIISALIPFVFRKTLKNRLSK; encoded by the coding sequence ATGTCTAACTTAAAAACATTCTTGGTTCCAACCCCTTTCACATCTTATTTTCATTCCTTATCTGATCCAACCAAAGGCATTACGCTAGCTTTAATTTCTAATGCGCTGTTTATTTTAGTGGGCGTGATTGTTAGAGATTTGAGCCAAACTATCGATATTTTCCAAATACTACTCTTCAGACAACTGGTCTTTGTGGCGCTTTTGATGCCATCCATCGTCAGTAGTTGGCAAGCGATGACTCATCCGAAAATGCCCATGATGCATGCAATGCGAGTAACAGGCGCATTCATCGCATTGTATTTCAGCTTCCTGACCGTCAGTAATATCCCGTTTGCAGATGCCACGGCATTAGGCTTTATGAAAGTGCTTTTCGTTGCCATTATTTCACGCTTATTTCTCGCAGAAGCCGTTGGAGTGATGCGAATCATCACGATCATTATAGGGTTCATAGGAGTGCTTCTAGTAGTACAGCCTACGATGGACAGTGACTCGTTGTTTTATATAGGGACGGGCTTAGTAGCGGCATTAGGCGCGGCTGTAGCAGTGATCTGCGTGAGGAAAATGTCGGTTGTTGAGAGCAAAGTCGTTGTACTCGCATACCAAGCTATTTTTGTAGGATTAGTCACCCTAATTCCAAGTATTTTGGCGTGGCAATGGCCAACCATCACTGAACTGACATTACTTGTGTTGGTTGGCGTGATTTCATCAATTGGTCAGTGGTTTGGCGTAACTGCTTATAAATGGGGGGAAGCGAATGTCGTTTCTAACGTGGAATACTCTCAGATGATTTATTCCATGTTACTCGGCTACTTTCTGTTTTCAGAATTACCAAATACACCGGCACTTGGAGGCGCTGTCATCATTATAATCAGCGCACTGATTCCGTTCGTGTTCCGCAAAACATTAAAAAATCGCCTTTCAAAATAG
- a CDS encoding EAL domain-containing protein yields MNNSYPSLFTGRSTLNFTLSSVATAFLLLLSFQLSFWFTLEADRVHVISLTAGLVSALLLRYRKQALLGIISGLALHYLFISQRGLAVALTFSFALPLVMMLFSELFLYVQKRLSDKNLTLVAIAYTGLMIVLYPIINTLVMTLIAYMYDYPLMTDLNYYGYAILSGSMTQLVLTPLLYFMLAFASVEGGKNLLSLNRAMYEQSNRSKLHWYWLGAIGLVLLTAFGAKNHVTSSALSVLIMPIVGLGLGQFGFILPAIFTAIIVLFNVARAVSAYEQQLIDSSVFYGLIVVLFSLCVTIFLMITQAIKNYLTNKAAIESERRDPYTRLYTLAQLKVDAKAFPEVPVLAVIDLSQVSRRVKALGLAEKSELLKQLSEFLQENNRLCHQGYVAPFTTSLLYLLPKNSGLDNELEQLHNQLGEFSFDWNNRSIKILEPQVRYVFLDTDLEFEQVVSQLCSRTIDIHSQSPISQVILSSGADPSIRKLSQIQAAFDEDEFELYCQPYRNLQNPESSELSFEVLLRLPKQGGDVLAPADFFPLINEFGLEVELDKWVIRNTFKQLSKHVNQWESIDRCGINLTAQALMQLDFDHYILDCAKEFDIPLNKICFEITESMPLTNECLVIDNLTRLQSFGCTIALDDFGTGYASFDYLRRIPVDILKIDGSFVKNINTDETDRAIVKNISHIAQNMGLLTVAEFVETESHAELLTTLEVVYAQGFGIAKPRPLIDELQKHCGH; encoded by the coding sequence ATGAATAATTCGTACCCCTCGCTGTTTACTGGCCGTTCGACATTAAATTTTACTCTATCAAGTGTTGCCACCGCTTTTTTACTCTTGCTGAGCTTCCAACTTTCCTTTTGGTTTACGCTTGAAGCCGATAGAGTGCATGTTATTTCGTTGACCGCTGGTTTAGTTTCCGCCCTTCTTCTTCGTTACCGAAAACAAGCTTTGCTTGGCATAATTTCAGGGCTCGCTTTACACTATTTGTTCATTTCACAGCGCGGGCTCGCGGTTGCCTTAACTTTCTCGTTTGCATTGCCATTAGTCATGATGCTGTTTTCAGAACTGTTTCTTTATGTCCAAAAACGGCTATCTGATAAAAACCTCACTCTTGTTGCAATTGCCTACACAGGTTTGATGATCGTGCTTTATCCGATTATCAATACTCTAGTAATGACGTTGATTGCATACATGTATGATTACCCGCTAATGACGGACTTAAATTATTACGGTTACGCTATTTTAAGCGGTTCGATGACGCAGTTAGTCTTAACTCCCTTGCTGTATTTTATGTTGGCGTTTGCTTCGGTTGAGGGAGGGAAAAATTTGCTTTCGCTCAACCGCGCTATGTATGAACAATCTAATCGTTCAAAGCTTCACTGGTACTGGTTGGGAGCGATAGGCTTAGTGCTATTAACTGCGTTTGGAGCTAAAAATCATGTTACCTCTAGTGCACTTTCCGTATTAATTATGCCGATTGTTGGATTAGGGTTAGGGCAATTTGGCTTTATTCTACCTGCAATTTTTACCGCGATAATTGTGCTGTTTAATGTTGCTAGAGCGGTCAGTGCCTACGAACAGCAGTTAATTGATAGTAGTGTTTTCTATGGTTTGATTGTGGTGCTGTTCTCACTGTGTGTGACTATTTTCTTGATGATCACGCAAGCCATCAAAAACTACCTCACGAATAAAGCGGCAATCGAGTCTGAGCGTAGGGACCCATATACGCGCTTGTATACGCTTGCACAACTTAAAGTAGATGCTAAAGCCTTCCCAGAGGTCCCTGTGCTTGCTGTGATCGATCTTTCTCAAGTATCAAGGCGCGTAAAAGCGTTAGGGTTGGCTGAAAAAAGTGAGTTACTCAAGCAACTCAGCGAGTTCCTACAAGAGAACAATCGCTTATGTCACCAAGGTTATGTTGCTCCATTTACTACATCATTACTCTACCTTTTACCCAAAAATTCAGGCTTAGATAATGAGCTTGAACAGCTGCATAATCAGCTAGGAGAGTTTTCTTTTGATTGGAATAACCGCTCGATAAAAATCCTTGAACCTCAAGTGCGTTATGTGTTCCTTGATACCGATTTAGAATTCGAACAAGTGGTGTCACAGCTTTGTTCACGAACCATTGATATCCACTCGCAAAGCCCTATTTCGCAAGTCATTCTATCCAGTGGGGCTGATCCTTCTATTCGTAAATTAAGTCAGATTCAAGCTGCGTTTGATGAAGATGAATTTGAGCTGTATTGCCAACCATATCGAAACTTACAGAACCCTGAAAGTTCAGAACTCTCATTTGAAGTCTTGTTACGTTTGCCAAAGCAAGGCGGTGATGTGTTAGCGCCTGCGGATTTTTTTCCTTTGATTAATGAGTTTGGTTTAGAAGTAGAGCTCGATAAGTGGGTAATCAGAAATACCTTTAAACAGCTTTCGAAGCATGTGAACCAATGGGAAAGCATTGATCGATGTGGCATCAACCTGACAGCGCAGGCATTAATGCAGCTCGATTTTGATCATTACATTTTAGATTGTGCAAAAGAATTTGATATTCCGTTAAATAAGATTTGTTTTGAAATAACCGAAAGCATGCCTTTGACCAACGAATGTTTGGTTATCGACAACCTTACTCGCCTGCAGTCTTTTGGCTGCACTATTGCGCTTGATGACTTTGGTACTGGCTATGCTTCGTTTGATTATTTACGCCGTATCCCCGTTGATATTCTAAAAATAGATGGCTCATTCGTTAAAAACATTAATACGGATGAAACCGACCGAGCCATCGTAAAAAACATCAGCCATATTGCCCAAAATATGGGGTTATTGACGGTCGCTGAGTTTGTTGAAACTGAGTCTCACGCTGAATTGCTGACAACGTTAGAAGTGGTGTACGCCCAAGGTTTTGGGATCGCGAAACCTAGACCGCTTATTGACGAACTGCAGAAACATTGTGGTCATTGA
- a CDS encoding universal stress protein has product MEYRHILVALELSEESHVLIERAKFLVELLDARVSFIHIDGSHGEIYPDLINLQTTEGLAPLNTHSIKQLRDFEAAIDYPVSNILVGTGDLADKLAETIMDNNFDLLICGHHHDFWSRIISYSKHLINKSPIDILVIPIES; this is encoded by the coding sequence ATGGAATATAGACACATACTTGTCGCGCTTGAGCTTTCAGAAGAAAGTCATGTGCTGATAGAAAGAGCGAAATTTTTAGTAGAACTACTCGATGCTAGAGTTTCTTTTATTCATATTGATGGATCACACGGAGAAATATACCCAGACCTGATTAACTTACAGACGACAGAAGGGTTAGCGCCATTAAACACCCATTCAATTAAGCAACTGAGAGATTTTGAAGCCGCTATAGACTACCCAGTGAGTAACATATTAGTGGGAACGGGGGATTTAGCCGATAAACTTGCAGAGACGATAATGGATAATAACTTTGATTTATTAATTTGTGGTCATCACCACGATTTTTGGAGCCGAATTATTTCTTACTCTAAACACCTTATCAATAAATCTCCTATCGACATTCTAGTGATACCAATAGAGTCTTAG
- a CDS encoding TadE/TadG family type IV pilus assembly protein — MSNHFSSSLAHSQASHLKSVYSKQRGFAAVETVIVSPVLLLILVGLIELIQMIQANYLIISVSREGANIISRSSTETPQDIMDIVASTSSPLDLSTDGNIYITLVVGQDDDDPYVSSQHRWDDFGYSVDSGTWGDCANWDNDDQCELDEDNLPTLSNFAIDLGEGESVYVVEVLYEYNPAFSFFLESGVSITDTTYL; from the coding sequence ATGTCTAATCACTTTTCCTCTTCTTTAGCTCATTCCCAAGCCAGTCACCTCAAATCTGTTTACTCAAAACAGCGTGGTTTTGCGGCGGTTGAAACCGTTATTGTTAGCCCTGTTTTGTTACTGATTCTTGTCGGGTTGATTGAATTAATTCAAATGATTCAGGCGAACTATTTAATCATAAGTGTGAGTAGAGAAGGGGCGAATATCATTTCTAGGAGTAGCACTGAAACTCCACAAGACATTATGGATATTGTTGCTAGTACAAGCTCCCCATTAGATTTGAGTACGGACGGAAATATCTATATCACTTTAGTTGTTGGTCAAGATGATGATGATCCTTATGTAAGTAGCCAGCACCGATGGGATGATTTTGGTTACTCCGTGGACAGTGGTACATGGGGTGATTGTGCCAATTGGGATAACGACGATCAATGTGAGTTGGATGAAGATAATCTGCCTACTTTATCTAACTTTGCGATTGATTTAGGAGAAGGGGAATCTGTCTACGTTGTTGAAGTTTTGTATGAATACAACCCGGCTTTCAGCTTCTTTTTAGAAAGTGGTGTTTCAATAACTGATACCACTTATTTATAG
- a CDS encoding VOC family protein, protein MKIEHIAIWTNQLETLKDFYIKYFNATANDKYFNPKKKFSSYFLSFESGSRLEIMEMPSIPQSQDDRYEQFTGFIHMAISLGSEEAVDELTVRLVEDGYEKIDGPRRTGDGYYESCVFDPDGNRLELTA, encoded by the coding sequence ATGAAAATTGAACATATCGCGATTTGGACCAACCAACTTGAAACATTAAAAGATTTCTACATCAAATACTTTAATGCCACAGCCAACGATAAATACTTTAATCCTAAGAAGAAGTTCTCCTCTTACTTCTTGTCTTTCGAGAGCGGTAGCCGTTTAGAGATCATGGAAATGCCTTCTATTCCTCAGTCTCAAGACGACCGATATGAACAGTTTACCGGTTTTATCCATATGGCGATTTCTTTAGGCTCAGAAGAAGCGGTAGATGAGCTCACAGTACGCTTAGTGGAAGATGGATATGAGAAGATTGACGGCCCGAGACGCACTGGTGACGGCTACTATGAAAGTTGCGTGTTTGATCCAGATGGCAATCGACTGGAATTGACGGCTTAA
- a CDS encoding TadE/TadG family type IV pilus assembly protein, which translates to MRKVAVANKDKQSGIAVIEFTAVVAFFLTLILTIIDIGMYGYVKLTMQNAVREGARYAVTGQSGLDPDASSNREAAIIQKMTNSSNGLFSQVIEVDEIRVEDLDGNAVTGFGGPGDLIAIHLDCEWATSSPYILPFVDDGTYKFTVSAAMKNELF; encoded by the coding sequence ATAAGAAAAGTTGCCGTAGCCAATAAGGATAAACAGAGCGGTATTGCCGTGATTGAATTTACCGCGGTCGTTGCTTTTTTCTTAACTCTTATCCTAACGATCATTGATATAGGTATGTACGGTTACGTCAAACTCACCATGCAAAATGCTGTGAGAGAAGGGGCGCGATATGCAGTGACAGGTCAGTCAGGGCTAGACCCAGATGCTTCTAGTAACCGAGAAGCGGCAATCATCCAAAAAATGACTAACTCATCAAACGGCTTGTTCTCACAAGTTATCGAAGTCGATGAAATACGCGTTGAAGATCTTGATGGTAATGCGGTAACAGGCTTTGGTGGCCCTGGTGATCTTATAGCAATCCACTTAGATTGTGAGTGGGCAACATCGAGCCCTTATATATTACCTTTTGTTGACGATGGTACTTACAAATTCACGGTCAGCGCCGCGATGAAAAACGAGCTGTTTTAG